Proteins encoded within one genomic window of Oryza glaberrima chromosome 12, OglaRS2, whole genome shotgun sequence:
- the LOC127757245 gene encoding uncharacterized protein LOC127757245 yields MVRELIAVVARAALQWALSSLLLANGAAFCLIAAAASWLRLGPPPCLLCAGVHRLLCSASADDARGQERVAFRRLLCDAHVAAIAAAAAAAAEPEKKKQQQQPDQQKMISASDGAEAENSDKPGGMEGHRVVSIGSEICEQDHAGGDQRPTAGDDGDGDGPYVSLFELAPIAARAPHDEDGHGHAQEVFDDLPAELRRDGDGALTVGGLVAALRAQRRELEAVRAELDGERRAGAEAAEYQRQLEEQGEFDREAVRLAMQLVHEAETEKHALQRQLDAFRVKAQLYDYEAAAAAAATDHDAAGDGGGGGNNYQSLVDFLPGSVFSSSPDLGNLLKLYTEGNGSGRRQRDGRLTDAPAPVVTEVVEEEEEEEEEEVTVAAIGGVDSNGNGDAAATIAIAVDSLQEVSSDNLEPTEVSPQILP; encoded by the exons ATGGTGCGGGAGCTTATCGCCGtggtggcgcgcgcggcgctGCAGTGGGCGCTGTCGTCGCTGCTGCTCGCCAACGGCGCCGCTTTCTgcctcatcgccgccgcggcgtcgtggcTCCGCCTCGGCCCGCCGCCGTGCCTACTCTGCGCCGGCGTCCACCGGCTTctctgctccgcctccgccgacgacgCGCGCGGCCAAGAACGCGTGGCCTTCCGACGCCTCCTCTGCgacgcccacgtcgccgccatagccgccgcggcggcggcggcggcggagccggagaagaagaagcagcagcagcagccggatCAGCAGAAGATGATCTCAGCTTCTGATGGCGCAGAAGCTGAAAATTCAGACAAACCAGGAG GAATGGAGGGTCACCGCGTCGTCTCCATCGGCAGCGAGATCTGCGAGCAGgaccacgccggcggcgaccagcgccccaccgccggcgacgacggcgacggcgacggccctTACGTCTCCCTCTTCGAGCTCGCGCCCatcgcggcgcgcgcgccgcacGACGAGGACGGGCACGGCCATGCCCAAGAGGTGTTCGACGACCTGCCGGCCGAgctgcggcgcgacggcgacggcgcgctgACCGTGGGCGGGCTCGTGGCGGCGCTCCGGGCGCAGCGGAGGGAGCTGGAGGCCGTTCGCGccgagctcgacggcgagcggcgcgcgggcgcggaggcggcggagtaccagcggcagctggaggagcaggGGGAGTTCGACCGGGAGGCGGTGCGCCTCGCCATGCAGCTCGTCCACGAGGCCGAGACGGAGAAGCACGCCCTGCAGCGCCAGCTCGACGCGTTCCGGGTCAAGGCCCAGCTCTACGActacgaggccgccgccgccgccgccgccacggaccacgacgcggccggcgacggcggcggcggcggcaacaactACCAGTCGCTGGTGGACTTCTTGCCGGGGTCGGtgttctcctcctcgccggaccTGGGCAACCTGCTCAAGCTCTACACCGAGGGCAATGGCAGCGGCCGTCGTCAACGGGACGGTCGACTGAccgacgcgccggcgccggtggtcaCCGAGGTagttgaggaagaagaggaggaggaggaggaggaggtcaccGTCGCGGCCATCGGTGGCGTGGATTCGAACGGGAACGGTGATGCTGCGGCCACCATAGCCATTGCCGTTGATTCTTTGCAGGAAGTAAGCAGCGATAACCTCGAACCCACAGAAGTATCACCGCAAATTCTTCCTTAG
- the LOC127757244 gene encoding uncharacterized protein LOC127757244: MVCEKIKDWLLEDATVGAKELQRRIHETHKVKVNYKRVYAGRELALEKLYGKWQDSFDRLYSYKAIIERECPGSFVVIDHQTVVGKLRFRRLFFALKPCIDGFLDGCRPYVAIDSTFLTGKFKGQLATACAVDGHNWMYPVAFGVMDSETNDNWKWFMERLRDAIGNPDGLAVCTDAGKGVDTAVHQVFPYAEHRECMLHLVNNFKKKFHGKVFDDNLWPAAYSYNPYFFQKHIERMGEAKPEVVAYLKQNHVRLWTRSQFSGQCKVDYVTNNLAECFNNWIKEHKGLHLVDFMDKIRHKLMVKWNKRRSISKKLEGNILPHIMKELNEKSRGLNHEVTRSDDTLAEVECKGGSGHRFVVNLRDHTCSCREWQVSGKPCTHAIAFITSIRGCNIEDFVDKCYSVRRFQLAYSKVIPPLIDKSQWPNPTHEFLHPPVLKKIAGRPKRTRYKGCSEKGNTGANKGKHKCPLCKGYGHHWHSCREGDPADYQAMLAERGPPKKRQKKVTSVHCESSIVPVPSESSAQNSCLAPTMSYPPTKSCQSGKKGQDLTITSSDSIRSRSMTGSNQPEPLSVLMPLPPPNKGKAKAKSKAKTKAKVANKNNKENSSATTPLAQIKRKDKDAHVSLDSPAMGTRSKKKKSLDFNSD, translated from the exons ATGGTATGTGAAAAAATTAAGGACTGGTTGTTAGAGGATGCAACTGTGGGAGCAAAAGAATTACAGAGGAGGATCCATGAGACACACAAGGTTAAGGTCAACTATAAAAGAGTTTATGCTGGGAGGGAATTGGCTCTTGAAAAGCTGTATGGCAAATGGCAAGACAGTTTTGATAGATTGTACAGCTACAAGGCAATAATTGAGAGGGAATGTCCTGGAAGCTTTGTTGTAATTGACCACCAAACTGTAGTGGGGAAGCTTAGGTTTAGAAGACTATTCTTTGCACTAAAACCTTGCATAGATGGGTTTCTAGATGGCTGCAGGCCATATGTAGCAATAGATAGTACTTTTTTGACTGGGAAGTTCAAGGGGCAGTTGGCAACTGCGTGTGCTGTTGATGGGCATAATTGGATGTACCCAGTGGCCTTTGGAGTGATGGATTCAGAGACCAATGACAACTGGAAATGGTTCATGGAGAGGCTTAGGGATGCTATTGGGAATCCCGATGGACTTGCTGTTTGTACAGATGCAGGGAAAGGAGTAGATACTGCAGTACATCAAGTTTTTCCTTATGCTGAACATAGAGAATGTATGCTACATTTGGTGAACAATTTCAAGAAGAAGTTCCATGGGAAAGTGTTTGATGATAACCTATGGCCTGCAGCGTACTCATATAATCCATATTTCTTTCAGAAACACATTGAGAGAATGGGTGAAGCAAAGCCAGAGGTTGTGGCTTACCTCAAACAGAACCATGTCAGACTTTGGACAAGAAGTCAGTTCTCAGGCCAATGCAAGGTTGATTATGTCACAAATAATTTGGCAGAATGTTTCAATAACTGGATCAAGGAGCATAAAGGATTGCATTTGGTGGATTTCATGGACAAGATCAGGCATAAGTTAATGGTGAAATGGAACAAGAGAAGGTCCATTTCAAAAAAGCTTGAGGGGAATATACTGCCACACATCATGAAGGAGTTGAATGAAAAGAGCAGGGGTTTGAACCATGAAGTTACAAGAAGTGATGATACATTAGCAGAAGTGGAGTGCAAGGGAGGGAGTGGCCATAGGTTTGTTGTCAATCTCAGAGATCATACATGTAGCTGTAGAGAGTGGCAGGTCTCAGGAAAACCATGTACACATGCTATAGCTTTTATCACATCTATCAGAGGTTGCAACATTGAGGATTTTGTAGACAAATGTTACTCTGTTAGAAGGTTCCAGCTGGCTTATTCAAAAGTAATCCCTCCTTTGATTGACAAATCTCAATGGCCTAATCCAACCCATGAATTCTTGCATCCACCGGTTCTCAAAAAAATAGCAGGCAGGCCAAAGAGGACAAGGTATAAAGGTTGCAGTGAAAAGGGCAACACAGGAGCTAATAAAGGCAAGCACAAGTGTCCACTTTGTAAGGGTTATGGTCATCATTGGCATAGTTGCAGAGAGGGTGATCCTGCTGATTACCAAGCAATGCTAGCTGAAAG GGGTCctccaaaaaaaaggcaaaagaaGGTTACTAGTGTTCACTGTGAATCTAGCATTGTACCTGTTCCTAGTGAGTCTTCTGCACAAAATTCTTGTTTGGCTCCAACAATGTCATATCCACCAACCAAAAGTTGCCAAAGTGGAAAAAAAGGCCAGGACCTTACTATTACTTCATCAGATTCAATTAG ATCAAGATCAATGACAGGATCTAACCAACCAGAACCTTTGAGTGTGCTGATGCCACTGCCACCACCTAATAAGGGCAAAGCCAAGGCCAAATCTAAGGCAAAGACTAAAGCCAAGGTAGCCAATAAGAACAACAAAGAGAATAGTAGTGCTACTACACCTTTGGCTCAAATCAAGCGAAAAGACAAGGATGCTCATGTGTCTCTAGATAGTCCAGCAATGGGGACaagaagcaagaagaagaaatctCTAGATTTTAATTCAGACTGA
- the LOC127758171 gene encoding protein LIKE COV 1-like gives MAGRERERDRDKDQLLLIPVAADRAAAAAAAADGYEEETSSLLPVGIVAAGSPPPLPSSARGHHIHRHRTGIEAFSRVIRSWAWKKFMTGCVILLPIAITFYTTWWFIRVVDGFFSPIYIHLGINVFGLGFATSITFIFLAGVFMSSWLGASLLGLGELFIKKTPLVRHIYSASKQISAAISPDQSSRAFKEVVIIRHPRIGEYALGFITSTLTLRGVADGPRGGGGAGGGRELACVYVPTNNLYLGDIFLMSRADVIVPDLSVREAIEIVLSGGMSVPQIISAVEGVVGLGGHGRPVKSP, from the exons atggccgggagggagagggagagggaccGGGACAAGGATCAGCTGCTGCTCATCCCAGTGGCagccgaccgcgccgccgccgccgctgctgccgccgacgGCTACGAGGAGGAGACGTCGTCGCTGCTGCCGGTAGGGATCGTGgcggccggctcgccgccgccgctgccgtcgtcggcgcGCGGCCACCATATCCACCGCCACCGTACCGGCATCGAG GCATTTTCAAGGGTGATACGCAGCTGGGCCTGGAAGAAGTTCATGACTGGATG TGTCATCCTGCTGCCCATTGCCATCACATTCTACACCACCTGGTGGTTCATCCGCGTCGTCGACGGCTTCTTCTCCCCGATCTACATCCATCTCGGCATCAATGTCTTCG GTTTGGGGTTTGCGACGTCGATCACCTTCATCTTCCTCGCCGGCGTGTTCATGTCGTCGTGGCTGGGAGCATCTCTTCTCGGCCTCGGCGAGCTCTTCATCAAGAAGACGCCGCTGGTTCGACACATCTACTCTGCTTCGAAGCAAATCAGCGCTGCAATCTCACCAG ACCAGAGCTCACGGGCGTTCAAGGAGGTGGTGATCATACGTCACCCGAGGATAGGCGAGTACGCGCTGGGATTCATCACGTCGACGCTGACGCTGCgcggcgtcgccgacggcccccgcggcggcggcggggccggcggTGGCCGGGAGCTCGCCTGCGTGTACGTGCCGACGAACAACCTCTACCTCGGCGACATCTTCCTCATGAGCCgcgccgacgtcatcgtccCCGACCTCTCCGTCCGCGAGGCCATCG AGATCGTCCTCTCCGGCGGGATGTCGGTGCCGCAGATCATCTCGGCGGTGGAGGGGGTCGTCGGGctcggcggccatggccggccggtgAAGTCTCCTTAG
- the LOC127758170 gene encoding L-galactose dehydrogenase yields the protein MELRELGATGLRVSPVGFGASPLGHVFGDVPRDVARAVVRRALDLGINFFDTSPYYGGTVSESVLGDCLRAAGVPRDRFVVATKCGRYKEGFDFSAARVTRSVDESLARLGLDYVDILHCHDIEFTDLDQIVNETIPALQKIKESGKARFVGITGLPLSIYTYVLDRALPGSVDVILSYCHYGINDTALVDLLPYLKSKGVGVISASPLAMGLLTDNGPPEWHPAPKELKLACREAADHCKNKGKNITKLAMQYSLMNNEISTVLVGMNSPEQVEENVAAAIELSTSGIDKELLHEVEAILEPVKNMTWSSGIEQA from the exons ATGGAGCTCCGCGAGCTCGGCGCCACGGGCCTCCGCGTCAGCCCCGTCGGCTTCGGCGCCTCCCCTCTCGGCCACGTCTTCGGCGACGTCCCCCGCGAcgtcgcccgcgccgtcgtccgccgcgccCTCGACCTCGGCATCAACTTCTTCGACACCTCCCC GTACTACGGCGGCACGGTGTCGGAGTCGGTGCTCGGGGACTGCCTCCGCGCCGCGGGCGTGCCGCGGGACCGGTTCGTGGTCGCCACCAAGTGCGGGCGCTACAAGGAAGGGTTCGACTTCAGCGCCGCCCGCGTCACCCGCAGCGTCGACGAGAGCCTCGCCCGCCTCGGCCTCGACTACGTCGACATCCTCCACTGCCACGACATCGAGTTCACCGACCTCGACCAG ATTGTGAATGAGACTATTCCGGCGCTCCAGAAGATCAAGGAGAGCGGGAAGGCGCGGTTCGTCGGGATAACCGGGCTGCCGTTGAGCATCTACACTTATGTGCTCGACCGGGCGCTGCCAGGTTCTGTGGATGTGATTCTGTCTTACTGTCACTATGGGATCAATGATACCGCGCTTGTGGATTTGCTTCCCTACCTGAAGAGCAAAGGTGTTGGCGTGATCAGTGCTTCACCACTCGCAATGGGGCTTCTCACAGATAACGGGCCACCCGAATGGCACCCTGCACCAAAAGAACTAAAG CTGGCATGCAGGGAAGCAGCAGATCACTGTAAGAATAAGGGGAAAAACATTACAAAGCTAGCTATGCAGTACAGCTTGATGAACAATGAGATTTCCACGGTTCTTGTCGGAATGAACTCTCCAGAACAG GTAGAGGAGAACGTGGCTGCTGCAATTGAATTGTCTACTTCAGGTATTGATAAAGAACTTCTGCACGAAGTTGAAGCGATTCTTGAGCCTGTCAAGAACATGACCTGGTCCAGTGGCATTGAGCAAGCCTGA